From a single Chitinophaga sp. Cy-1792 genomic region:
- a CDS encoding type IX secretion system membrane protein PorP/SprF — protein MRNFIIKTGSLLALCCCCITKTYAQQEPIYSQYMFNGMMINPAYPSMDESSSLTAVGRNQWVGVEGAPKTLTASFYTPIKATNTSFGVSLVNEKITVNSQTQVNFNVSQRVKLNEKTYIALGLKGGMTQFREDNTQLSTMDPVFAQNQSYWKSDVGFGLMLFTENFFIGISSPTFQSFDLGGKVNKVESKAHYYLQTGYLWTINDNVKVKPNVLLRQVTGNGFAYDLNANVLLKNLVWVGASWRSEKTLTGIVQVQATKNLQIGYSYDTPMQSNLKGAQSVSHELMVNYRFAWSKMKVVAPRYF, from the coding sequence ATGCGCAACTTTATAATTAAAACAGGCAGTTTACTGGCGCTTTGCTGCTGTTGCATAACCAAAACTTATGCACAGCAGGAGCCCATCTACTCTCAGTATATGTTTAACGGGATGATGATCAACCCGGCTTACCCAAGCATGGACGAATCCTCCAGTCTTACCGCCGTTGGTCGTAACCAATGGGTAGGAGTGGAGGGGGCTCCCAAAACGCTGACGGCATCTTTTTATACACCTATAAAGGCCACCAATACAAGCTTTGGGGTGTCGCTGGTGAATGAAAAGATAACGGTCAACTCACAGACACAGGTAAACTTCAACGTTTCTCAACGTGTAAAACTCAACGAAAAGACGTATATAGCGCTGGGTTTGAAAGGGGGAATGACGCAGTTCAGGGAAGATAACACCCAGTTATCCACCATGGATCCTGTGTTTGCGCAAAACCAGAGTTACTGGAAATCCGACGTTGGTTTTGGGTTGATGTTGTTTACAGAAAACTTTTTTATTGGTATTTCTTCGCCAACTTTTCAGAGCTTTGATCTGGGAGGGAAGGTGAACAAGGTGGAAAGCAAAGCACATTACTACCTGCAAACCGGCTACCTATGGACTATTAATGACAACGTAAAAGTGAAGCCGAATGTCTTGTTACGTCAGGTAACCGGTAATGGCTTCGCCTATGACCTTAATGCCAATGTATTACTGAAAAACCTTGTCTGGGTTGGTGCTTCCTGGCGTTCTGAAAAAACGCTGACGGGCATTGTCCAGGTACAGGCCACTAAAAATTTACAGATAGGTTACTCCTATGATACTCCTATGCAATCCAATCTTAAAGGCGCACAGTCTGTATCACATGAGTTAATGGTGAACTACCGATTTGCATGGTCTAAGATGAAAGTCGTAGCTCCCCGCTATTTCTAA
- a CDS encoding OmpA family protein: MPTKPITSYILFQGAIILFASCSFVKDSGSSAFGDMSKVNRAERLYKRQDYEHAISLCNTVLNNGGNENVTRKAKLQLARIYYETRQFEKTISLYDEVLYKPGPDIAASDVTNYLDLLKRTGRVTKAKEITDQYQKDYKEDTRFKNISQSLDNYYAFFNRKVEEGTHVDSLRLNLPGYQYGLALYKENIVFLSNDVKKKDAQSLYTNSKLYILSEEGVTPFNNSLRGVLQIGPASFYDNGQKVIYTSNKFSEVRNEKNGFINTSNGTQLLFATFQAEHNSWSKPNPVYIGKNNISASILHPSVAPDGKRLYFASDMPGGFGGTDIYYTDWDATEKRWKAPVNMGPEVNTNGNELYPFISGNKLFFSSNGLEGFGGLDIFVIDINNQAKGAEHLPFPVNTQFDDLNPVLDDTKRLLYFTSDRSGVHDNDHIYVLSLANNDPLKQVGISYPDTARTSDKTSLAVIQTDNRRQETLTGDSRYDNAISNEPVKSSPAATPAATPVVVDSRTTTDYGNSAANSAPEMISWQYQAGTPEAAAAAAISKANAAPAQDRPVNSHPEQLDWQAATDGNADTKKIAVTNPDVIAWQKANHIADKKMDSIVRAANLLIRTPGIIYFDLNSYVPMDQEWKKLDSIFQLWKTHPERLILISGHTDIIGTEKYNLSLSKNRAVYIQECLKSRGVDPEKIRISYFGSTKPVWIAGGFSLDHDREMFIQLQGVNRRCEVKIL, encoded by the coding sequence ATGCCAACGAAGCCAATTACATCCTATATTCTATTCCAGGGTGCCATTATTCTCTTTGCATCATGTTCTTTTGTGAAAGATTCCGGCAGCAGTGCTTTCGGCGATATGTCGAAGGTAAACCGCGCGGAACGCCTCTACAAACGCCAGGACTACGAGCACGCGATCTCGCTGTGCAATACCGTCCTGAATAATGGCGGCAATGAAAATGTAACCCGTAAGGCTAAACTCCAGCTGGCAAGAATTTACTACGAAACCCGCCAGTTCGAAAAAACGATTAGCCTGTATGATGAGGTCCTGTATAAACCAGGTCCCGACATCGCTGCCAGCGACGTTACCAATTACCTCGACCTCCTCAAACGTACCGGCAGAGTCACAAAAGCCAAAGAAATAACTGACCAGTACCAGAAAGATTATAAAGAAGATACCCGATTTAAAAATATCTCCCAGTCGCTGGACAACTACTACGCCTTTTTCAACCGTAAAGTGGAGGAAGGGACGCATGTAGACAGTCTGCGCCTCAACCTGCCGGGTTACCAGTATGGGTTGGCGTTATATAAAGAGAATATCGTTTTTCTTTCCAATGATGTTAAAAAGAAAGATGCCCAATCTTTATATACCAACTCCAAACTCTACATCCTTTCAGAAGAGGGAGTTACCCCGTTCAACAACAGCCTGAGAGGGGTTTTACAGATAGGGCCGGCATCTTTCTACGACAACGGACAAAAGGTAATTTATACTTCCAACAAGTTTTCTGAAGTAAGAAATGAAAAAAATGGATTTATAAATACCAGTAACGGAACACAGTTACTGTTCGCTACATTCCAGGCAGAACACAACTCCTGGAGCAAACCTAACCCCGTTTACATCGGGAAAAATAATATTTCGGCATCCATATTACATCCTTCAGTTGCTCCTGACGGTAAACGTTTGTACTTTGCATCCGATATGCCAGGAGGATTTGGTGGAACAGACATCTACTATACCGACTGGGATGCAACGGAAAAACGGTGGAAAGCACCGGTAAACATGGGCCCTGAGGTAAATACCAACGGAAACGAGTTGTATCCTTTTATATCCGGAAACAAATTATTCTTCTCTTCTAACGGACTGGAAGGATTCGGCGGACTGGATATATTTGTTATCGACATAAATAATCAGGCAAAGGGAGCCGAACATTTGCCTTTCCCGGTAAATACACAGTTCGACGACCTGAACCCTGTACTGGATGATACCAAGCGATTGCTATACTTTACATCTGACAGATCAGGTGTACACGATAATGATCATATCTATGTATTGAGCCTGGCCAACAACGATCCTTTGAAACAAGTAGGCATATCTTATCCCGATACCGCCCGCACTAGCGATAAAACGTCCCTTGCCGTAATACAGACGGATAACCGCCGTCAGGAAACGCTCACCGGAGACTCCCGCTACGATAACGCTATTTCAAATGAACCTGTTAAGTCATCGCCGGCAGCTACACCAGCAGCTACGCCTGTGGTGGTAGATAGCCGTACAACGACAGACTATGGCAACAGTGCCGCCAACAGTGCGCCGGAGATGATCTCCTGGCAGTACCAGGCCGGTACTCCGGAAGCCGCCGCCGCAGCAGCTATCAGCAAAGCAAATGCCGCCCCTGCACAAGACAGACCGGTAAACAGCCATCCTGAGCAGCTCGACTGGCAAGCCGCTACTGACGGTAACGCAGATACGAAAAAAATCGCCGTTACCAATCCGGACGTGATCGCATGGCAGAAAGCGAACCATATCGCCGACAAAAAAATGGATAGCATCGTACGTGCCGCCAATTTGCTGATACGTACGCCTGGCATCATCTATTTCGACCTGAACTCCTATGTTCCCATGGACCAGGAATGGAAAAAACTGGATTCTATCTTCCAGCTGTGGAAGACACATCCGGAAAGACTCATCCTGATCAGCGGGCATACAGACATCATCGGAACAGAAAAATATAACCTCTCTTTATCTAAAAACAGAGCAGTTTATATCCAGGAATGTCTGAAAAGCAGAGGTGTAGATCCGGAAAAAATCAGGATCAGCTATTTCGGTTCTACCAAACCGGTGTGGATTGCAGGGGGATTTTCACTCGACCACGACCGGGAAATGTTTATCCAGTTGCAGGGAGTGAACCGGAGATGTGAAGTGAAAATATTGTAA
- a CDS encoding Calx-beta domain-containing protein, with protein MNKIASLVLFLAVGSQALAQEMPVVFNKSFSGPKNQYKKLAIGDNNSIVAIGGGSDNGCITKLSGTGNLIYNAKLNKGGLVAYQDMLLLPKNELIAVGGGTIAYGNARITKLSATGEVVFDKSIGNGQGGYFTKVITDRHGNYITVGVDGSKPAQARITKMAPDGKIEFDKAFGSHNVFNNVLIDEDENIIAIGGDVGDGQGKAFMVKVDGKGEKQFELSFGKPGAVFEKMLLLEDGAVLAMGGGSYGTGNASRIAKVNTEGQVVFDKEYSTVDGKFNEIRVNDLGQIFACAEEKDKGRIVKLRPDGTELFNKEVDAALYSLEVGKNGKVVAAGGNPSAGTGKIVKLQPDGAEVVNKTVGGVFSHLLLTEDDEICVVAKEGYRLEKFSPDGELMFDKQLGKYDAKTSLSTLLMSPSGEIIAAGGGDEDGNRIMKISHGVSINDIAVSEPLNGLSNASLTITLSGFLRNNGVRTPVNVHYKTVGHKGGAIVGDFEQTEGTISFVPSEFAAGAIISKTIQIPIKSDNLLEGKETFHVEILDASELYLTKSKGEVTILDQPAIVKFTGGSNGAEPATDVVFSVGLFKRDGTPLINATSKPVRLTYKFGNGTALPGQDFVNSIKAPFAIDSGASTANLNVKVKDDNRYELAETVVLVLSEIKAENEAIVGYNGDVTSISASQYIQDQPAYITLVKLTDANESATAPVSMFKAILVKAADQTVQTNCTGSDINIFFGVDSASTAVYGKDYVIMNGDMVKITGDCAFSETDIQVALVNDRIKEDDALVIVKLRDAKAAGNAGVLKIAPDPKLNKAVAIIHDDDAEEGTMLSAK; from the coding sequence ATGAACAAGATTGCTTCATTAGTGCTTTTCCTGGCCGTAGGCTCTCAGGCCCTTGCCCAGGAAATGCCAGTAGTGTTCAACAAGAGTTTCAGCGGTCCCAAGAACCAGTATAAAAAACTGGCTATCGGCGACAACAACTCTATTGTTGCTATCGGTGGTGGATCAGATAATGGCTGTATCACAAAATTGTCCGGCACCGGAAACCTTATTTATAATGCCAAACTGAATAAAGGCGGACTGGTTGCTTACCAGGACATGCTGCTGCTGCCCAAAAATGAATTGATAGCAGTAGGTGGTGGTACAATCGCCTATGGTAATGCACGCATTACCAAACTGTCGGCCACAGGTGAGGTTGTCTTTGATAAATCTATCGGAAATGGCCAGGGTGGCTACTTTACAAAAGTAATCACCGATCGTCATGGTAATTATATTACCGTAGGTGTGGATGGTAGCAAGCCTGCACAGGCACGCATTACCAAAATGGCACCGGATGGTAAAATAGAATTTGATAAAGCATTTGGTTCACACAATGTTTTCAACAATGTGTTGATCGATGAAGATGAAAACATTATCGCTATTGGTGGTGATGTAGGAGATGGCCAGGGTAAAGCCTTTATGGTTAAAGTAGATGGCAAAGGCGAAAAACAGTTTGAGCTGAGCTTCGGTAAACCAGGCGCCGTATTTGAAAAAATGCTGCTGCTGGAAGATGGCGCCGTTCTCGCAATGGGCGGTGGTTCCTATGGTACCGGTAATGCCAGCCGTATCGCAAAAGTAAATACAGAAGGCCAGGTAGTATTCGATAAAGAATACAGTACTGTAGATGGTAAATTCAACGAAATTCGTGTGAATGACCTCGGACAGATCTTCGCCTGCGCTGAAGAAAAAGATAAAGGCCGTATCGTAAAATTACGTCCAGACGGAACAGAGCTGTTCAACAAAGAAGTAGATGCAGCACTATATTCCCTGGAAGTAGGTAAAAACGGTAAAGTGGTAGCAGCAGGTGGTAACCCTTCTGCCGGCACCGGTAAAATCGTGAAACTGCAGCCAGATGGTGCTGAAGTAGTGAATAAAACTGTTGGCGGTGTATTCAGCCATCTGTTACTCACTGAAGACGATGAAATTTGTGTAGTAGCAAAAGAAGGCTACCGCCTGGAGAAATTCTCTCCTGATGGTGAGCTGATGTTTGATAAACAACTCGGTAAATACGATGCCAAAACTTCACTGTCTACCCTGCTGATGAGCCCTTCCGGCGAAATCATTGCTGCTGGTGGTGGCGATGAAGATGGTAACCGTATTATGAAAATCAGCCATGGCGTTTCTATAAATGATATCGCGGTTTCTGAGCCATTAAATGGCCTGTCAAACGCATCATTGACCATTACGCTCTCCGGCTTCCTGCGTAACAACGGCGTTCGTACCCCGGTTAACGTTCACTACAAAACAGTTGGACATAAAGGTGGTGCTATCGTAGGTGATTTCGAACAGACAGAAGGTACTATTTCCTTTGTTCCGAGCGAATTTGCTGCCGGCGCTATTATCTCTAAAACTATTCAGATCCCTATAAAGAGCGATAACCTCCTGGAAGGAAAAGAAACTTTCCACGTAGAAATCCTTGATGCATCTGAACTCTATCTTACTAAATCCAAAGGTGAAGTGACCATCCTCGACCAGCCTGCCATCGTGAAATTTACAGGTGGTAGCAATGGCGCAGAACCTGCAACTGACGTAGTTTTCTCCGTTGGTCTGTTCAAAAGAGATGGCACCCCGCTGATCAATGCCACTTCCAAACCAGTACGTTTAACGTACAAATTTGGTAACGGTACCGCATTACCTGGCCAGGACTTCGTAAACAGTATCAAAGCTCCTTTTGCTATCGACAGCGGCGCTTCTACAGCTAACCTGAACGTAAAGGTTAAAGATGATAACCGTTACGAACTGGCAGAAACAGTAGTACTGGTACTGAGCGAAATCAAAGCAGAAAATGAAGCGATCGTTGGTTATAACGGTGATGTTACTTCTATTTCAGCCTCTCAGTATATCCAGGACCAGCCTGCATACATTACCCTCGTAAAACTTACAGATGCTAACGAATCAGCTACTGCACCGGTAAGCATGTTCAAAGCTATCCTCGTAAAAGCAGCAGATCAGACCGTACAAACCAACTGTACTGGTAGTGATATCAACATCTTCTTTGGTGTGGATTCGGCTTCTACAGCAGTTTACGGTAAAGATTACGTGATTATGAACGGCGACATGGTAAAGATCACAGGTGATTGCGCATTCAGCGAAACAGATATCCAGGTGGCATTGGTAAACGACCGTATTAAGGAAGATGATGCCCTGGTAATTGTGAAACTCCGTGATGCCAAAGCTGCAGGAAATGCAGGTGTACTGAAAA